The nucleotide window CAGCACAAGTAGTATCATCCCTTCTGTGATTCCGAAATCCCTGAACCACCTTTAATCATCTCTGATCAGTGGGTGGGTTTCATTGTTTCACATTTCTCACTGGTTTCTAAAGTTTTTTTCCCACAGAGACTTTAGGGTCCTACTTCCAGTAAGACATTTTTTCCTAATTAGGAAGGGGTGAGTATGAAGATCTCCAAGGACTCCCCATTTCTCACTTAATCATAACTTCTCCCTTGGCTTTTCTTGGAGTGAACTTAAAGCTGAGTTTCCTGAGTTCTTAGTTCTCTGAGGAACATCTGAGAGGcaaatttgttttacttttattttaaattcatgagAAGTTGAGGCTGAGGATCTCCACATTTCCAAGACTAAGGCTGCATGGGGACATATCCTCATCTCGTTACTCCACTGAGGCAGAAGACGGGGCCACACCTGGCCCATGCATCTCCATCAGGTAACTGGGAAATTATCATGAGCCAGCAATGTTGTCACAATTATTTGTGCTTATGTGTTAGAACATAAAATATCACTGTGCTCACAAGAGCAAAGTAACTGAAACACTGGTGTGAGCTTTGTGGCCATAGGTTTAATTTAGCTGTGATAGTTCATTTGAAAGCAAAGGGAATGGTGCCATGAGACACATGGCATTTCTGAGAGTATGCCTGCATGAATATTTGTGAAAAGTACTGTCTGGACCCTGGGTGAGACTCCAGAATTAATAAGGTATGATATCATACCATAGAGGCTTTTCCTCGTTTGGTAGTTACTGAACACCTACAATGTGTGCAACACTAGACTAAGGAGACCAAGTTTAGATGtcaaatattcatttattctccCGATGTTCACTGAATGTTATCTCTTGAGATCAACTTCAGTGAGCATTGAAGATGAAATGAAGAGCAGGGCATATTCTGCCCTCTGGGAACTTATACTGTAGTAGGCAATAAAATTCATTGTGATAAGTGCTATGGTTACAGAATGTCCTGAGAGAAGGCACAGTGGCCACAAGAACCCATGAATGGGAAGAGATGTCTCATCCCTGAAAGATGCCCAAAAAATCAAGGGCTGGAACTTAGCTTATGGGAGAATTGGGCAGGACTTAAGATTTGTGGTTTCTTCCTCTGAGGTATGCGCCATCTGCATGTTAATTTGAATCTTGAGTATCTGAAAACTTAAAGAACTCTGTAAATGTTATAGAAATTACTTCCTGAGAACAGCTGAATGGAAACCCAGCTCTTTTCTCCACAAGTAGCTTCCTGAGAGGATTGCCGGATGACCTGGGAATTTATGTCTGCTCTCCACCCTCTGTGTCTATAATTGTAAGGTGTATTTCCTGAGTTCCCTCTGGTCTGCAGAGGTCTTCCTCACAGGTCTGGATCAGTGAGGAGAGAGCTTTTGTGAGATGGGCAGAACCATCTAGCTCTAACCTCAGGAGCCCTGGAGTCTTGCTGGAGTAAATACACACAGTCTCAGCTATGTTGGAAAAAGCATAGTTTTCAAGCCAGACACTATGCAGTCTAAATAATGCTCGGACGTGTTACATAGCTGGGCCATGAGCAAGGCTGTTGGATCATTGCTGCCGttaagagaaacagaggaaatcaaaatgccaggagaaagaagaaaagttaatGGATTgaagtgaaggaaaaagaaaagatcaataAGTAATCGAACAGAGAATAAGGACAAGAATTAGAAGACATACAGGCACAGCCATGTCTGTGGTGAGTTCTGATCCCCTTGAGGTATACTGAACATCAAGGGAGCTACAGCAGGGTTATGTATTCTGAAAATACTGGTACCATGTATTAAATGGTTGAGAACTTGGTTCTGCTAACCAAAGAAAGAAGTAACGAGCTAAGtcttcaggagaaaaaaataccaaaagcCATTCAAAGACAATAGAAAGACATGCAGCACAGATGGAAACAGTGTCCTGGCAGCCTCTTTTTGATGAGGAAATACAACTTTTTAATGCCTTTCCTTTTTGGTGTTTCCACAACTCTACATTCTGCATACAAAGTGACTTACTACTCATTGGATAATAGATATTCTTGCTGATGGACCTTGGCTTCAGGGTAAAGTCCGAAGTCCCTAGCAGCCTTTCTCAGACTGATGGCAACTCTCCTATAGCATCATACTTTGCCATTCCTCACTattcctgaaataacaacacatgtGCATTTCTCTCAGTCCTCATGGTATGTTCTTCCTTCCCCACATTACTAACTCCTCATTTTTCATTTCAGATCATACCACACAACTTGCTCCCTCATGGCTAACATACACAATGTAACTGAGTTCATTTTTCTGGGACTCTCTCCCAATCAAGAGGTACAGAGAATTTGCTTTGtgatatttctgctcttgtacaCAGCCATTGTTCTTGGGAATCTCCTCATGGTGGTCACTGTCACAGCCAGCAGAAGTCTTGGATcccccatgtactttttccttAGTTCCCTCTCCTTTGTGGAGATCTGCTACTCCTCTACAACAGTGCCCAAACTCATCTTTGATCTCCTAGCTCAGAAGAAATCCATATCTGTATGGGGCTGCATTACACAGCTTTTCTTCATCCACTTCTTTGGTGGTATTGAGATGTTCCTGCTCACggtgatggcctatgaccgctatgtggccatctgcaagccCCTGCACTACACCAGTATCATGAACAGACAGGTGTGTGCCGTCCTTGTGGGAACAGCGTGGACGGGAGGCTTTGTGCATTCTATTGCCcagattcttctcatctttcaCTTACCTTTCTGTGGTCCCAATATCATTGACCATTATTTCTGTGATGTGCTTCCTCTGCTCAAACTTGCCTGCTCAAATACCTTCCTCAATGGCCTGCTGATTGTTGCCAATGGGGGAACACTGTCTGTGATCAGTTTTGTGGTCCTCTTAGCA belongs to Microtus pennsylvanicus isolate mMicPen1 chromosome 8, mMicPen1.hap1, whole genome shotgun sequence and includes:
- the LOC142855673 gene encoding olfactory receptor 4X2-like; translation: MANIHNVTEFIFLGLSPNQEVQRICFVIFLLLYTAIVLGNLLMVVTVTASRSLGSPMYFFLSSLSFVEICYSSTTVPKLIFDLLAQKKSISVWGCITQLFFIHFFGGIEMFLLTVMAYDRYVAICKPLHYTSIMNRQVCAVLVGTAWTGGFVHSIAQILLIFHLPFCGPNIIDHYFCDVLPLLKLACSNTFLNGLLIVANGGTLSVISFVVLLASYVIILFHLRTQSSEGRRKALSTCGSHVTVVVLFFAPCVFIYLRPSATLPVDKMVAVFYTVITPLLNPIIYSLRNAEVKKAMKTLWIRTVKVDKK